The following nucleotide sequence is from Tissierellales bacterium.
GGTCTTACCTTCGATTAGAGAGCATGGAGCATATCTAACAGATGTAAAGATAGAAGAAGTACTAACAGATCCTGATACAATTATTAAGCTTGCTACTCAACTAAAAGAAGAAAGAGCATTAATTCAAAAACAAAAGCAGGTAATAGGAGAGTTAAAGCCTAAAGCAGACTACATGGACAAGATATTAAAAAATAAAGGATTAGTAACTATAACTCAAATAGCAAAGGATTATGGCATGAGTGGACAGGCAATGAACCAATTATTACATGAATTGAAAGTCCAATATAAACAAAGCAACCAATGGCTCTTATATAGAGAACATCATGGAAAAGGTTATACCCACTCAGAAACACATGAGTTTACAAGAAAAGATGGAACACAAGATATAAAAATGAATACAAAATGGACCCAAAAAGGAAGATTGTTT
It contains:
- a CDS encoding phage antirepressor KilAC domain-containing protein — encoded protein: MKKDLQIFKNNQFKEIRTVLIEDKFYFVGIDIANNLGYSNGSKAVSKHCKNIVKDVIETPSQNGHLVKTQANLINESDVYRLIVRSKLPSAEKFEEWVFDEVLPSIREHGAYLTDVKIEEVLTDPDTIIKLATQLKEERALIQKQKQVIGELKPKADYMDKILKNKGLVTITQIAKDYGMSGQAMNQLLHELKVQYKQSNQWLLYREHHGKGYTHSETHEFTRKDGTQDIKMNTKWTQKGRLFLYELLKENDILPDIEKAS